CTCGACACGACTATGAACACCGGTGCGGCGATATGGTTCACGGGACTTCCGGGGTCGGGCAAAAGCAGCGTGGCCAGGGCCGTGGCCAAGGCCCTGGAAACGGCCGGGAGGCCGGTGACGCTTTTGTCCATGGATGTCCGGCGCAAGGTCTATTTTCCCGTCCCGGCCTATACCGAAGACGAGCGTGAGTCGGCCTACCTGATGTTTGCCGGGGACGCGGCCGGGCTGGTGCGCGAGGGCCGGGTGGTGATCATGGACGCCACGGGCAACCGCAAGCGGTGGCGCGACAGGGCCCGGGCGTTGATCCCCCGGTTTGCCGAGGTGTTCGTGTCCTGTCCGGTTTCGGTGGCCATGGCCCGGGAGGCGTCCCGGCCCGAAGGGCTGGTCATGGCCGGTCTGTACGCCAAGGCCCTGGCCCGCAAGGCCACGGGGGAAGAGGTTCCGGGGCTGGGGGAGGTCGTCGGGGTGGACGTGCCCTTCGAGGACGACCCGGCCGCCGAATGCGTGGTGGACGCGGCCACTTTGAGCGTCGATCAGGCCCGGGACGCGGTGTTGCGGTTTCTGGACGGGTGGCTATAAGGTCGAGGCACGGGGGCAGCCATGCAATTGACCATGGAATACGAACAAGAGACGGATGGCCGGTGGCTGGCGGAGATCACGGAGCTTCCCGGCGTCATGGCCTATGGGCCGACGCAGACCGAGGCCATTGCCAGGGTCAAGGCCCTGGCTTTGCGGGTCATAGCCGAACAGCTGGAACATGGTGAACATGTTCCCAATACCGACACCATTTCCTTCGCCGCCGCATGAGCCAGTGGCCGTCCATCAAATCCGCCAGACTGCTCGCCGCGCTGCTGCGGCTTGGCTGGAGCGAAAAGCGCCGCAGCGGTTCGCACCGGACGCTGCAACGCGACGGCTGGCCGGATGTCGTCTTTGCCTTCCATGACACCGAAGAAATCGGCCCCCGCATGGTGGCCCGGATAGCCAAAAAGACCGGCCTTTCTCCAAACGACCTTCAATAGACCCGCGACCCCAGCGGCACGTCGCCATCAGGCGCAAGGAGCGCCACCCGGCCCTCGGCATCATCCACGCCCATGACCAGCACCTCGGACACAAACCCCGCGATGCGCCTGGGCGGAAAGTTCACCACCGCCACCACCCGCCTCCCCGGCAGTTCCTCGGCCGAATACAGGGCGGTGATCCGGGCGCTGCTCGATTTCACACCCAACGGCCCCAGATCGACCGTCAGTTTGTAGGCCGGAATCCTGGCCTTTGGCAGCGGCTCGGCGGTCAGGATGCGCCCCACCCGCATGTCCACCCGTAAAAATTCGTCGTAGGAAAGCGGCCCGGCCGCCTCCTTTGCCTCCTCCTGCATCCCGGCTCTCCCTTTATCCGGCCAGCCCGGCCGCCTTCGTCCGAAACGCGGCATGCTCCGCCTCCGGAACCAGCCGCCCGCCCGTGGCCCAGGCCACCAGCACGCCCGAGGCCGCCTTACGGTCGCGCACAAACCGCCAGCCGTCCGGGTCGCCGCACACGACCTCCATCCCGGCCAGTCCCGCCGCCGCCGAAGGTTCCACCTCGATGCCGTGCGCCGCGTACAACGCCGCCAGATGGCGCAATAGACCGGCGTCGGCCACCGTCACACAGGCGTCCAGCAAGGGTTCCATGAGCCGCCCCACGAAGCGCGACGGTCTCCCCACGGCCAACCCGTCGGCCTCGGTGGCAAGCGTCAGGCCAAGCTCGGCCACACTGGCCGCCTCGTGGCGGCCGCTGGCCAGACCATAGAGAAAACATGGAGCCTGAACGGGCTCGACAAAAGAGATCACGGCCGCGTCGCCCCACAAAAGCCTCGCCCCAAGCGCAATTCCGCCGGGCGCGCCGCCCACCCCGCAGGGCAGATACAGGCTCACCGGGCGCTCGGGAGACGGCGACAGTCCCGCCGCCGTAAGCTGCGCCGCCAGTTCCCCGGCGGCCACGGCATAGCCGTAGAAAAGATCCAAAGAGTTCTCGTCGTCGATGAAATGCAGGTCGTCGCGGCCCTGCGCCTCGGCCCGGGCCACGGCACAGGCCGCCGAATAGTCGCTGGCGTGCTCCACCACCCGCGCCCCCACGTCCCGCAGCCGCTTCTTTTTCCATTCCCGGGCCTCCCGGGACATATGCACGTCCACGCCAAGCCCCAGAGCCCGGCCCATGACGCCGATGGACAGGCCCAGGTTGCCCGTGCTGCCCACGCTCAACCGATGCCCGGCGAAAAACGTCCTGGCCTTCGCCTCGGCCAGCCGCCGGTAGTCGTCCTGCGGCGACGAAACAAGCCCCTGGGCCAGGGCCAGCCGCTCGGCCACGCACAGGACCGCATGCACGCCGCCCCGGGCCTTGACCGATCCGGCCACGGGCAGGTCATGGTCGCCCTTGAGAAAAAGGCGCTCCGGCGAAAAGGCCGCATTCCCCTCCGGGTCGCGCCACACGTCCGCCAGGCCGGGGATGGGGAGGAGCTGGGAGGCGATGACACCGCCAACGGCGCGAAGTTCAGGAAAAAGATCGGCCAGAAGGGGCGCAAAGCGCGTAAACCGCTCCCGGGCCGCCGCCACGCCCGGGGCATGGACCGCAAGGACTTCCCCGCAGGCGGCCACAGGCCGCCGGGCGGGATTCTCCCAGAAAAAGGGGCGGGCCTGGCGCAGCCGTTTCTCCATGTCGCGTTCCATATCCTTTTCTCCCAACCGACCGGCATTGCGGTGAATCCGGACCAAGCTCCCCCTCTACCCCCTCCCCCCGCGCCCGGTCAAACCCTGCCCGCGCCTTTACCCCCGGCCAAACAGGCAGTATACTCACCTACCATGAAATTCCACGTCATCACCTTCGGCTGCCAGATGAACGTCGGCGACTCCGACTGGCTCAGCCGCTCCCTCGTGGCCCAGGGCCTTACCCCTGCCCCGGAAAACGAGGCCGACATCTTTGTCGTCAATACCTGCAGCGTCCGGGAAAAACCCGAACTCA
Above is a genomic segment from Desulfolutivibrio sulfodismutans DSM 3696 containing:
- a CDS encoding adenylyl-sulfate kinase, with the protein product MNTGAAIWFTGLPGSGKSSVARAVAKALETAGRPVTLLSMDVRRKVYFPVPAYTEDERESAYLMFAGDAAGLVREGRVVIMDATGNRKRWRDRARALIPRFAEVFVSCPVSVAMAREASRPEGLVMAGLYAKALARKATGEEVPGLGEVVGVDVPFEDDPAAECVVDAATLSVDQARDAVLRFLDGWL
- a CDS encoding type II toxin-antitoxin system HicB family antitoxin, translating into MQLTMEYEQETDGRWLAEITELPGVMAYGPTQTEAIARVKALALRVIAEQLEHGEHVPNTDTISFAAA
- a CDS encoding type II toxin-antitoxin system HicA family toxin produces the protein MSQWPSIKSARLLAALLRLGWSEKRRSGSHRTLQRDGWPDVVFAFHDTEEIGPRMVARIAKKTGLSPNDLQ
- a CDS encoding tRNA-binding protein, which encodes MQEEAKEAAGPLSYDEFLRVDMRVGRILTAEPLPKARIPAYKLTVDLGPLGVKSSSARITALYSAEELPGRRVVAVVNFPPRRIAGFVSEVLVMGVDDAEGRVALLAPDGDVPLGSRVY
- a CDS encoding D-serine ammonia-lyase — its product is MERDMEKRLRQARPFFWENPARRPVAACGEVLAVHAPGVAAARERFTRFAPLLADLFPELRAVGGVIASQLLPIPGLADVWRDPEGNAAFSPERLFLKGDHDLPVAGSVKARGGVHAVLCVAERLALAQGLVSSPQDDYRRLAEAKARTFFAGHRLSVGSTGNLGLSIGVMGRALGLGVDVHMSREAREWKKKRLRDVGARVVEHASDYSAACAVARAEAQGRDDLHFIDDENSLDLFYGYAVAAGELAAQLTAAGLSPSPERPVSLYLPCGVGGAPGGIALGARLLWGDAAVISFVEPVQAPCFLYGLASGRHEAASVAELGLTLATEADGLAVGRPSRFVGRLMEPLLDACVTVADAGLLRHLAALYAAHGIEVEPSAAAGLAGMEVVCGDPDGWRFVRDRKAASGVLVAWATGGRLVPEAEHAAFRTKAAGLAG